The proteins below are encoded in one region of Avibacterium volantium:
- the recD gene encoding exodeoxyribonuclease V subunit alpha, whose protein sequence is MLGLIKELKEKGVFSEADYHFAWLIAEKQQGKSYSLRQQNLAILLAALCNYSYLQGHSCLLLEENLVQNLLPYSEREYANRINEQIGFLPASQWIAELQDHIAFTTEPKSKVAPLVFQFNALYFYRIWQDEYRVAEYFANAIKRTEYRSEKQSTKQSAVQNSAIFDRTFDPQAIATILQKYFPASPQAPQINWQEIAVAMALKQSFTLISGGPGTGKTTTVTRLLLALQELYQQGLRIKLVAPTGKATARLKESMDNSLARLQAELALPETLIAAIPTQPETLHRLLGVRFYEETPRHNKQNPLLIDVLVVDESSMIDLSLMAKLLQALKPQTKLILLGDKDQLASVEAGAILAELGKFLAQGYSPDFVAYLQQTTGQHLPAVEKGNPIRDHLCHLTQSHRFDEHSAIGQLAKLINQGKAEESWQLLQAGDLAKSDVVTNSPLTLVDFMQFVQEMDVNTLAYQQYCANLIVKSAVQNYADFLTLIQQITAQNQPLDSEKIQQIFTAFNKVRYLTALRVGELGSEKLNRGIAEGLRAKGLVQFNQAREHYLGKPIMITQNDSNVGLYNGDVGLYLLNFDEQGKARGHFYFENGKRELASRIPSHEPAFVMTVHKSQGSEFDHAFMVLPTEPNPILSRELVYTGITRAKSRATVFSTEQSWKTAVKKPTKRQSGLALLLQKIVE, encoded by the coding sequence ATGCTTGGGCTAATTAAAGAACTGAAAGAAAAAGGCGTGTTTAGCGAGGCCGATTACCATTTTGCATGGCTGATCGCCGAAAAACAGCAAGGTAAATCCTATTCCTTACGCCAACAAAATTTAGCGATTTTATTGGCGGCGTTGTGCAACTATTCTTATTTGCAAGGGCATAGCTGTTTGTTGCTTGAAGAAAATCTGGTGCAGAATCTGTTGCCTTACAGTGAACGAGAATACGCAAACCGTATTAATGAACAAATCGGTTTCTTGCCAGCCAGCCAATGGATTGCGGAATTGCAGGATCATATTGCGTTTACCACTGAGCCGAAAAGCAAGGTTGCCCCTTTGGTATTCCAGTTTAACGCCTTGTATTTTTATCGCATTTGGCAAGATGAATATCGTGTGGCGGAATATTTTGCCAATGCCATTAAACGCACTGAATACCGTTCAGAAAAGCAAAGTACCAAACAAAGTGCGGTGCAAAATTCCGCAATTTTTGACCGCACTTTTGATCCGCAAGCCATCGCTACCATTTTGCAAAAATATTTTCCAGCTTCACCACAAGCACCGCAAATTAACTGGCAAGAAATTGCGGTGGCAATGGCGCTGAAACAGTCTTTCACCTTAATCAGTGGTGGGCCGGGAACGGGCAAAACCACCACCGTAACACGCTTGTTACTTGCTTTGCAGGAGTTGTATCAACAAGGTTTACGCATCAAACTGGTTGCGCCCACTGGAAAAGCTACCGCGCGGTTAAAAGAGAGTATGGACAATTCCTTAGCTCGCTTGCAAGCAGAGCTAGCTTTGCCTGAAACCTTAATTGCAGCCATTCCCACTCAGCCTGAAACCTTGCACCGCTTGCTTGGCGTGCGTTTTTATGAAGAAACGCCACGTCATAATAAACAAAACCCATTGCTTATTGATGTGCTGGTGGTGGACGAATCTTCAATGATTGATTTATCCCTAATGGCGAAATTATTACAAGCCCTAAAACCGCAAACCAAATTGATTTTGTTAGGCGATAAAGATCAGCTTGCTTCCGTGGAAGCAGGGGCGATTTTGGCGGAGTTAGGCAAATTTCTAGCGCAGGGATACAGCCCTGATTTTGTGGCTTATTTACAACAAACCACAGGGCAACATTTGCCAGCGGTGGAGAAAGGAAATCCAATTCGCGATCATCTTTGCCATTTAACCCAAAGCCATCGTTTTGATGAACATTCCGCCATTGGTCAGCTTGCGAAACTGATTAATCAAGGCAAAGCTGAAGAAAGCTGGCAGCTGTTGCAAGCAGGGGATTTAGCGAAAAGTGATGTTGTAACAAACTCACCCTTAACCTTAGTGGATTTTATGCAATTTGTACAAGAGATGGACGTGAATACGCTGGCGTATCAGCAATATTGTGCCAACCTGATTGTGAAAAGTGCGGTGCAAAATTACGCTGATTTTTTAACCTTAATTCAGCAAATTACAGCACAAAATCAGCCGTTAGATTCAGAAAAAATTCAGCAAATTTTCACCGCATTTAACAAAGTTCGCTATCTCACCGCATTACGCGTAGGGGAGTTGGGCAGTGAAAAACTCAATCGAGGCATTGCAGAGGGGTTGCGTGCAAAAGGCTTAGTGCAATTTAATCAAGCTCGTGAACATTATCTCGGTAAACCTATTATGATTACGCAAAACGACAGCAATGTGGGCTTGTATAATGGTGATGTTGGGCTGTATTTATTGAATTTTGATGAACAAGGAAAGGCACGCGGGCATTTCTATTTTGAAAATGGTAAACGCGAATTAGCTAGCCGTATTCCAAGCCACGAACCCGCTTTTGTGATGACCGTACATAAATCGCAAGGTTCTGAATTTGATCACGCTTTTATGGTGTTGCCCACTGAACCCAATCCGATTTTATCCCGCGAGTTGGTTTACACCGGCATTACTCGCGCCAAAAGCCGAGCCACCGTGTTTAGCACGGAGCAAAGCTGGAAAACGGCAGTGAAAAAGCCAACCAAACGGCAAAGTGGGTTAGCCTTGTTGTTGCAAAAAATTGTTGAATGA